ACGGGTCAGACATGAGCTGCGACATATCCGGCAtaccaccgccaccacctcctccgAAAGAGTTGGCCATCTCCCTGAGCCTGGGGTTGCTCATGAGGTTGTTCATCAGGTCCGGGTTACTCATGAGGTTCTGAGCCATGGACGCAAACATGGGGTTCTGCATGATGCTGGCAAAGTCGGGCATGCCACCGCCCTCGCCGCggccagcaccaccacccaaAATGCTGGCCAAGCTGCTCAGGTCGGGCATGCCACCAGCGCCCGGACCTCCGGGACCGCGGGTGGTGTCCAGGTCCATCTCCTCGACGCGCCTCTTGGCGGTCTCGAAGCCCTTCTTCATGGCATCGCTGCCACCGTTGCCCTCGTATTCGATACCCTTCTGGTAGGCCTCCATGGAGCCCTTGGCGTCGCCGAGCGCGAACCGCGCCAGACCGAGGCGGCTCCACGCCTTGGTGTAGTTGGggtcgacggcgacggcagcTTCGGCGTCGGCGCGGGCCGACTCGTGGTCCTTGGCGGCCGAGTGGGCGGCGGCACGGTTAGACAGGTAGATGGCATTGCCGGGGTGCAGAGCCAGGGCCTGGGTGTACAGGTCGATGGCCTGGGGGTAGTCCTTTTGCGCCATGGCGGCGTTGCCTTTGGACTTGAGAGCGTCGGCCTGCTTCTTCTGCTCATCCGTGGgtgcggccgaggcggcaggtGCGGGGGCGCTGCTGTTGGcagcgctgctgctggaacCGGTGCCCTTGAGCTTCTCGTAGACGCCATAGATCTTCAACAGGTTCTGGTCGCCGACGGCAGCCGTCACGGCCGCCTTGTCTGTGGGGTCGACCTTGAAGCATTCGGCGATGCAGTTGACAGCGACCTCGATTGACTCGCTATCGTCCGCGGCAAGGGTTCCATCCTTGGCCGAGGTGTTTAGGAAGTCGCAGATGGCCAGCGCCAGGCGCTGTTGTGATGTAGTTGACTGGAGATGGGTGACCACATGTTAGCATCAATGCGGTGAACCGGCATCGTGGGGTGTGATTGGTTTCACAAAGTGATCAACACATACCATTGTTTGAATTTTCCGCCGTCAAAAGAGTACCAGTTTGCTTTGGGGTAAAAATTATCTCAGGTCAGGACAGGTGTAGGCGGTGGAAATAAGCTGACGCGGAGGGGCGCGTAGGAGGAAGCTGAGTTGCCCTCCACAGAAGCCGATGGAGGGGTCCAGAATCGCTGATTAGAACCCCTGCACAAACGTGCTGGGGATTAGTGGGGGAGTAAACAGACCCTCTTGGTGACAAGGATCATGGGCGTTTGTGGGTTGCCGAATAATTAGCCAGTAATTTTAGGATGGCTTCACTGGGTTCCATGGGTGGAGGGAAAATAATAATCGTTTGTCCCAGACAAAATCCTCTTTCCTTCCATTGCTTTTACGTTCAAGGTGCACACGTGTGTTTCAGTGATACAGGCAGAGAATACACAAAGAAGGTCGCAGTCTGAAGGTtgctgtgtgtttttgtcAACCGCGACATCCGTTTTTGGTTACAATTTTTGGTAACAATGTTTGGTTACAAGGTTTTTGCTAGCAGTCCTGCCTCTTATTCTGTCCTTCACCAAGAGTCTCTGCTTGTCTCCCCAATCTTTCCCGTAATTATGCTCCTCTACATTTCTATCTAACCAAGCAATATTTCTGAGATTCACAAGCTGCATCGCAAACAGCAGCTGCAAAGTAAGGGAAAGGGCAATTATTCCCAAATACTCTCATTCGATGTCATTGGCCGGGACTTGCCTTACCGCATGCCCCACTTGGAGCTCTAGATCCGCCCAGTGGGTCTCCCTGTTAATCTGCAGCGTTCTCGCCAGCAAATTGGACAAGTGACGTCTACCCTCTCACTCAGCTCAACGGCGTGCCGTTGCTTTTTACCTGCCACAATACCTAAGCAAGGCACCTTTACAACAATTTATCTTACGTTGCTCGCTACTAATAATCACAACCGCCTCGGTACCCAACCGTCTTTGGGCTCATCGAATACAATCACCACGCCTCCCAGTCGGGAGGCATAGTCTGTCTAACCGTCCCTCCCATGTCTTCCGATCCAACCCAGCAATCCAACGGCACCATGACAACAGCCGACCAATCCTCTCCGCTGCGGCAATGCTTTATCTGTCTGCTCGACTCGACCGAGACTCCCGAAAATGAAGACTGGGTGAATCCCTGCCCGTGCACCCTCGAGGCGCACCAGAGCTGCATGCTTCGCTGGGTGGCAGAGATGGAAGCCGTCGGCGGCGCGAACCGGagccgaggccgccgcgCCAGCACCCTGCAGTGTCCGGCCTGCAAAGGCAATATACAGGTGTTTGAGCCGTTCGACCCGGCGCTCTGGCTGAGGGACCGCGCGCTGCAGACCTATAGCGCCGTGTCGCCCGTCCTGCTCGTCTGTTTCGTCGGCGGCTCCACCTTTAGTGCCATGGTCAAGTTTGGTGACTTTTCGGTTGCCACGTTTGCGGGTAGCTTCTCTGCGGTGCGCAAGTGGCGGTTGGACGGCATCCAGAGGCCGCTGGACCCGAGGTGGTTTGCTACATCTGCCGGGCTTAGGTTTGCCACGGTTCACATGTTCAAGTTATGGGCACTTGCTTCCATAGGGCCTGCTTTGATCATATCAAAGGCTTTCTCCGGTATCGGCAATCTTTTGCTGCCGGTTTCCCTCGCGGTAGGTGTTATACTTGTATCTGACGTTTGTCTCATTGGCGAGCGTTTACTGACTCACAATCGCAGTCGAGCGTGTTAATGACCGCCAAGGATAACGTTCCGCATTGGCCACCGAGTCCCGAGTGGGCCTTGACCGCCATGCCGGCAGTCAGTCTTTGCTACTCTCACGTGTACTACACGTTGTTTGGTCGCTTGGAAAGGAGGCTGAACGCCGCAATTCGCGGCAGGGATCCAGACTCGCCGCAAGAGGAGACTCAcctggagcagcagcaggagggTCAGGATCAGCAAAGGCCGCAACAGGGCGGGCAACGTCGACGTAACAACCGAGACCGCGGTGTTAATGTGTGGGAGGCAGGCCTTGGAAGGATCATGGCGCTCGCGATAGCGCTGGTCTTTGGGTTGGATGATGACGAGGGCGAACAGGACGGTGATGGGGGTGATGGTGATGACCAACGTGTGGAGTTCGAACTCGAGATTAATTTGCAAGTCCCGAACGACGAAGATGAGGAAGCTCCGCAGGGTCAGATCGAGGAGGCTGGGAACATGGCCGTAGCCCAGGCTCCCGTCAGAAATGAGCCAGAGCCGGCGGTCAACGACGGAACCCTGCCCGTTGCCGCAGAGGTTGTGCTTGGACAAGAGCCTGATGTTCAGGCCGAGAACGATATTCCACCACAACAAGCACTTGCCGCAGATCAAGCCACTGCCCAAGAGGCGGCAGATCCTCCACCCGCAATCCAGCCGGCACCACAACCTCAAGCTCAACAAGATCAGCCAGCCGAGCAGCCGCGTCAACGTCGGGTAGAAGGAGCCGGAATCAGCACGTGGTCCAGGATAATCAACGGCACCGTCTCAGCCCTCCTCATGCCGCAGATATCCTTCGCCATGGGCGAGGCCCTTCGTCTGACACTACCGGCGCGCTGGGTCAGCAAGCAGGGTCAACCCAAGGGACTTTTGCAGCACACCTGGGGCCGGAGTCTAGTCGGCACCTGCCTGTTTGTCGTTCTACGGGATGCCATGTCGCTATATGTCAAGTACAGGCGGGTGCAGGCGATCAAGAACCGCACCGTGAAGAACTTTGACCCGACCGTGAG
The Pyricularia oryzae 70-15 chromosome 1, whole genome shotgun sequence DNA segment above includes these coding regions:
- a CDS encoding Hsc70 cochaperone, with the protein product MSTTSQQRLALAICDFLNTSAKDGTLAADDSESIEVAVNCIAECFKVDPTDKAAVTAAVGDQNLLKIYGVYEKLKGTGSSSSAANSSAPAPAASAAPTDEQKKQADALKSKGNAAMAQKDYPQAIDLYTQALALHPGNAIYLSNRAAAHSAAKDHESARADAEAAVAVDPNYTKAWSRLGLARFALGDAKGSMEAYQKGIEYEGNGGSDAMKKGFETAKRRVEEMDLDTTRGPGGPGAGGMPDLSSLASILGGGAGRGEGGGMPDFASIMQNPMFASMAQNLMSNPDLMNNLMSNPRLREMANSFGGGGGGGMPDMSQLMSDPSIAEMARSMMGGGGPGAGPNAGPGAGRGSQ